A region from the Eublepharis macularius isolate TG4126 chromosome 13, MPM_Emac_v1.0, whole genome shotgun sequence genome encodes:
- the SERTM2 gene encoding serine-rich and transmembrane domain-containing 2: protein MTEAYFKYRGNLTGRAHPPTLATAADTTADKYSNLYMYVGLFLTLLAILLILLFTMLLRLKHVISPITTSPESTENVQQFTDVEMHGRIPTA, encoded by the coding sequence ATGACCGAGGCCTATTTCAAATACCGTGGAAATCTTACTGGCCGCGCCCACCCTCCAACTCTGGCTACAGCAGCCGATACAACGGCAGATAAATACTCCAACTTGTACATGTATGTGGGTCTCTTTTTGACTCTCCTGGCCATCCTCCTCATATTGCTCTTCACTATGCTTTTGCGCCTAAAACATGTTATCTCTCCCATCACTACATCTCCAGAGAGTACAGAGAATGTCCAGCAGTTCACAGATGTAGAAATGCATGGTAGGATCCCCACAGCTTAG